In a single window of the Pocillopora verrucosa isolate sample1 chromosome 4, ASM3666991v2, whole genome shotgun sequence genome:
- the LOC131774962 gene encoding cytochrome c oxidase subunit 5A, mitochondrial, whose product MLRCVASRLVVPSMRGAASMLGVTSRKMSSKPKESDEAFDNRWHAYFSRPDLDAWELRKGLNEIYGHDLVPEPKIIIAMLHACRRLNDFPMTVRVLEAVYDKGAGSNEIYNYILGEIKPTMEELGLSTPEELGLAK is encoded by the exons ATGCTCCGTTGTGTTGCCAGCCGCCTTGTGGTTCCCTCCATGAGAGGTGCTGCCTCGATGCTGG GTGTTACATCACGAAAGATGAGCAGCAAACCCAAAGAATCAGATGAAGCGTTTGACAACCGATGGCACGCTTACTTTTCAAG ACCAGACCTTGATGCTTGGGAGTTGCGTAAAGGACTGAATGAAATCTATGGACATGACTTGGTTCCAGAACCCAAGATCATTATTGCAATGCTCCATGCCTGCCGTCGACTTAATGACTTTCCCATGACAGTCAGGGTTCTTGAAGCAGTTTACGATAAAGGTGCTGGAAGCAATGAAATCTATAACTACATTCTGGGTGAAATCAAACCCACTATGGAAGAACTAGGACTTTCCACCCCTGAAGAGCTTGGTTTGGCCAAATGA
- the LOC131774977 gene encoding uncharacterized protein yields the protein MSIIDEDNGFEGNDKKGESEPNLQWSPFKQYDQLNRKTTRIDINLVKSVIDNTFPDTELKDERECKDLEALVNVPCLAKLVCNDKPLSLGNNPTISECACGSLAKRECVCLWESLQNSFFRKTTIQATEVTWRRNFLHLFSLGTEVESRFGRGSALDVSQDLNDKHPIYGGSGKLRNGFYVSSNGLVFSSEIKTKAEERKLLSHRMESVESDQDETPNENQLLNKENKAKDKTERKSGLFASLSASLCAARSGIQGLLERSSPKEQRRSTSVVPTGDSDGEDDTEKLTQKPNLPNPDVDGFDNHDEFTRQMEAKGGLTYQSADRTVHQLSHDSLPPPLSLQSFQAENQAGK from the exons ATGAGCATCATCGATGAAGATAATGGCTTCGAGGGCAACGACAAAAAGGGTGAATCCGAA cCAAACCTTCAGTGGTCTCCATTCAAGCAATATGATCAGCTTAACAGAAAAACTACAAGAATTGATATCAACCTAGTTAAATCTGTGATTGATAACACTTTCCCTGATACAGAACTTAAAGATGAAAGAGAGTGCAAGGACCTTGAAGCACTTGTTAATGTCCCTTGCTTGGCAAAACTTGTTTGTAATGATAAACCTCTTTCTTTGGGAAACAATCCTACTATATCTGAATGTGCTTGTGGAAGTCTAGCAAAGAGGGAATGTGTTTGTTTGTGGGAAAGCTTGCAAAACAGCTTCTTTCGAAAGACAACTATTCAAGCTACTGAGGTGACTTGGCGGAGGAACTTTTTACATCTATTTAGCCTGGGAACAGAGGTAGAATCAAGGTTTGGGAGAGGTTCTGCATTGGATGTCTCACAAGATCTGAATGATAAGCATCCTATTTATGGTGGTTCAGGAAAGCTCCGAAATGGATTTTATGTTTCTTCAAATGGACTTGTGTTCTCAAGTGAGATTAAG ACAAAAGCAGAAGAAAGGAAGCTTCTTTCTCATAGGATGGAAAGTGTCGAGTCTGATCAGGATGAAACACCTAACGAAAATCAACtgctaaacaaagaaaacaaagctaaGGATAAAACAGAACG AAAATCAGGATTGTTTGCATCATTGAGTGCCTCCTTGTGTGCAGCAAGGTCTGGGATTCAAGGACTTTTGGAAAG atccTCACCAAAGGAGCAAAGGCGCTCAACCAGTGTTGTACCCACAGGAGACAGTGATGGTGAAGATGATACAGAAAAGTTGACACAGAAACCAAACTTGCCAAATCCTGATGTAGATGGCTTTGATAATCATGACGAATTTACAAG ACAAATGGAAGCAAAGGGAGGTTTAACTTACCAGAGTGCTGACAGAACAGTTCACCAATTGTCCCATGATTCTTTGCCTCCTCCACTCTCTCTTCAGTCATTTCAAGCTGAAAATCAAGCTGGCAAATAG
- the LOC131774980 gene encoding partner of Y14 and mago-like has product MADDSASSGDAAGETWIPASRRPDGTWRKARRVKEGYVPPDEVAKYESKGKQWANSFSKLPPGVHEEENKQLTKNQKKRKNKKKEGSEHQRCEVEEVTEKLQSATVSRTATAAGTVYTSNPDDLKLKRVKNLRKKLRQIEELQEKIDSGEVVNPEATQLEKLSRREEIEKELVELEQEA; this is encoded by the coding sequence atggcggacgatAGTGCAAGTTCTGGTGATGCAGCTGGAGAGACGTGGATTCCAGCTTCTAGAAGACCTGATGGCACATGGCGTAAGGCTCGTAGAGTGAAGGAGGGTTATGTCCCACCAGATGAAGTGGCAAAGTacgaaagtaaaggaaaacaatgGGCCAATAGTTTTTCGAAATTACCGCCTGGTGTACAcgaggaagaaaacaaacagctcacgaaaaaccagaaaaaacgtaagaataaaaagaaagaggGGAGTGAACATCAAAGATGTGAAGTCGAGGAAGTTACGGAAAAATTGCAAAGTGCTACAGTTTCTAGAACCGCGACTGCAGCGGGCACAGTATATACTAGCAACCCGGACGATCTAAAATTAAAACGTGTCAAGAATCTCAGAAAGAAATTGCGACAGATTGaagaattacaagaaaaaattgactCAGGAGAGGTAGTAAATCCAGAAGCTACACAATTAGAAAAGCTTTCGAGAAGGGAAGAGATTGAAAAGGAACTTGTAGAGTTAGAACAGGAAGCATGA
- the LOC131774986 gene encoding alpha-ketoglutarate dehydrogenase component 4-like, whose amino-acid sequence MASATGRIFQTVKKHIPSIRFPNRAKQKMEPGSSHRPPEISSVLSAITSKATPAESATRPTSSNSMTADESFDYQSLPARYRRRLLTQEEIDYIERGGPE is encoded by the exons ATGGCGTCCGCTACCGGGAGAATTTTTCAAACTGTGAAAAAACATATACCAAGTATAAGATTTCCAaacagagcaaaacaaaaaatggaac CCGGTTCATCACACAGACCACCGGAGATTTCGTCAGTTTTATCTGCGATCACTAGTAAAGCAACACCAGCAGAATCAGCGACTCGACCGACAAGTTCCAATTCTATGACCGCCGATGAGTCGTTCGATTATCAAAGTTTACCGGCAAGATACAGAAGAAGACTTCTAACCCAAGAGGAAATTGATTATATTGAG AGAGGTGGTCCAGAATGA